The proteins below come from a single Triticum aestivum cultivar Chinese Spring chromosome 5D, IWGSC CS RefSeq v2.1, whole genome shotgun sequence genomic window:
- the LOC123125177 gene encoding ornithine decarboxylase: MVRSSPMQAVLVAPGVKDKQVLPYKRDALKEKHAVAGLMRSIAGGPGVRGAFYVLDLARVVDLYMRWRRALPDVRAYYAVKCNPEPALLGALAALGAGFDCASRREIEAVLALGVEPASIVYANPCKPEAHIEYAARVGVNLTTYDSEEEVAKVKRCHPGCELILRIKGPDNGDAKVDLGTKYGAHADEVVPLLRAAERAGLGVAGVSFHIGSGGTRTDVYCGAIEATRAAFDAAAALGMPPMRVLDVGGGFMAGGNAFEEAAAVIRDTLAEHFGDLPCVEVIGEPGRYFAETAFTLAARVIGKRTRGEVREYWIDDGLYGSLNCVLMDDYVPRPRPLATPRAGEEAYTSTVFGPTCDSLDTVVTGYRLPEMSVGDWLVFDDMGAYSIGSGSHFNGFSMADITTFLAYSS, from the coding sequence ATGGTCAGAAGCAGCCCCATGCAGGCGGTGCTGGTGGCGCCGGGGGTGAAGGACAAGCAGGTGCTCCCCTACAAGCGGGACGCGCTCAAGGAGAAGCACGCCGTCGCCGGCCTCATGCGCTCCATCGCCGGCGGCCCCGGCGTGCGCGGCGCCTTCTACGTCCTCGACCTCGCCAGGGTCGTCGACCTGTACATGCGCTGGCGCCGCGCGCTCCCGGACGTGCGGGCGTACTACGCCGTCAAGTGCAACCCGGAGCCGGCGCTGCTCGGCGCGCTGGCCGCCCTCGGCGCCGGGTTCGACTGCGCCAGCCGCAGGGAGATCGAGGCCGTTCTCGCGCTCGGTGTCGAGCCGGCCAGCATCGTGTACGCCAACCCGTGCAAGCCCGAGgcgcacatcgagtacgcggcgcGGGTGGGCGTCAACCTCACCACGTACGactccgaggaggaggtggccaaggtgAAGCGCTGCCACCCCGGCTGCGAGCTCATCCTCCGCATCAAGGGCCCCGACAACGGCGACGCCAAGGTCGACCTCGGCACTAAATACGGCGCGCACGCCGACGAGGTGGTGCCGCTGCTCCGCGCCGCGGAGCGCGCGGGCCTCGGCGTGGCCGGCGTGTCCTTCCACATCGGCAGCGGCGGGACCCGCACCGACGTTTACTGCGGGGCCATCGAGGCCACGCGCGCGGCgttcgacgcggccgccgcgctcGGCATGCCGCCCATGCGCGTGCTCGACGTCGGCGGCGGCTTCATGGCAGGAGGCAACGCGTTCGAAGAGGCGGCGGCGGTCATCCGCGACACGTTGGCGGAGCACTTCGGCGACCTCCCGTGCGTGGAGGTCATCGGAGAGCCGGGACGGTACTTCGCCGAGACGGCCTTCACGCTGGCGGCGCGCGTCATCGGGAAGCGCACGCGCGGCGAGGTGCGGGAGTACTGGATCGACGACGGACTCTACGGCTCCCTCAACTGCGTCCTCATGGACGACTACGTGCCCCGCCCGAGGCCGCTCGCCACCCCACGCGCCGGCGAGGAGGCGTACACGTCGACGGTGTTCGGGCCGACCTGCGACTCGCTCGACACGGTGGTCACCGGGTACCGGCTGCCGGAGATGAGCGTGGGGGACTGGCTCGTGTTCGACGACATGGGCGCCTACTCCATCGGCTCCGGCTCCCATTTCAACGGCTTCTCCATGGCCGACATTACGACATTCTTGGCCTACTCTAGCTAG